The nucleotide sequence caagagatacctctccgatactcggagtgacaaatcctaatatcgatctatcccaactcaacaaacaccattggagacacatgtggagcacctttataatcacccagttacgttgtgacgtttggtagcacacaaagcgttcctccggtattcgggagttgcatgatctcatagtcataggaacatgtataagttatggagaaagcaatagcaacaaactaaacgatcatcgtactaagctaacagatgggtcaagtcaatcacatcattctctaatgatgtgatcccgttaagcaaatgacaactcatgtctatggttaggaaacataaccatcattgattcaacgagctagtcaagtagaggcaaactagtgacactctgtttgtctatgtattcacacatgtactaagtttccggttaatacaattctagcatgaataataaacatttatcatgatataaggaaatataaataacaactttattattggcctctagggcatatttccttcaatatctacctatgttactataaccctcTCTCTTCTTTAGTTATCTGCCACGTAAACATGTTTGCGAGTCTAAGTGCATGATACCGGAAGAAGCCTAATAAAGAAAATATTGTAtaacaccacacatatgttactcctcaCTACAGAgatagtaatatagactagtaacatatgcataggACGGGAACTTGGTGCTCTCGGGTACCCACGCACCCTATATGCGCAAAAAAAATAgtaattcaaaaaagttcaaaaaattccaaatcttGTTTGGAATCAAAGATAATCAGGTATTGTACTTGTATAAAAAGTTTGGACAAGAAATGATTCATATTGActtcatggcaaaaaagacaagttTATGACCACAATATATCATGCATAGTACTTGCATatatcgtttttttttttgccaaaTCTTCGACCCAGGATGCAACGAAAGTCATTTTCTGATGAATCTTTTTATACGACTACAATACTTGATCATGTTTGATATCAAaaaagttttagaattttttgaacttttttaagtTCTAATTATTTTTTGCATATAGAGTGTGCCGGAACCCAAGTTCTACTTGATATTTTTTGAACTTTTCTAAATTACTAATTATTTTTTACATATAGGGTGTGCCGGAACCCAAGTTTCTTtaatattttttcgtatgcatgttactactcaaAACTACTCCAGGATATAACTTTGAATTTGAAGGATGCCTTCTACTTGTTCAAGCCCCGAGGGCCTGGGCCTGGACAACGAAAAGTTCAAACAAAGGCATCCAAAGGCCACTAGAGTGGGGATTGTTATTAAATCTAGCGTACGGCCTACTCTCCATGGCTCCCACCAGGTTATTCCTCACCCACCGTTCTAGGCACACACGGCGCCCCCCTTAGCTGGACCCACGCACGAGCGTTGGGCCACCTGTCATCGACGAAGAGCTTTTCATTATTCTAGCATGGCACGAGCTGGCGTGGCAGATCGCATACATTCGCAGTCACGCCACATGAACCGCCGGTGCAGTGGTGGCCCCTACGCATCATTCTCACTGACAACCTACCGAGTCTATGGTGCCCCCCTCGATGTACCGACGCTAGCGCAACACCGGCAGGTAGGGACCACTTGGCAGGTGCGGGGTCGGCGCACAGTGAGGTCGGATCACGGAAGGCGGCCGCGCTGGCCGACGTGGTGGAGCCCCTGGGCATCCGTCGCGAGGGTGCGAGCGAGCGAGCCTTAGCCAACCACGTCACTGTCCACGTCAGACGCCCCACCTATAAAGACGTAGCAAAGCCGACCCGCCCATCACACTCTCGTTTCCTTctcctttcctttcccttcccctcctcccctaCCTTAGCGTCTCCTCGCCGCTACCCTCCTAGgtctcggcgccgccgccgacgccgccgaggGTCTCCGGCGGCCACGGACGCGGTTCGCTGTTACCCCTGACTGTTCGGCACGGTAAAACTTCCTCCCTCTCCCGCTTCCGCTCACCGTCGCAGCTCGATCTCGCCGGCGCCGATCTGGCCCGCTCCGCCGTTGACCCCGCCCGATTCGGCTGCCTCTCGTGCCGGAACTTGCGGACCATGTCTCTTGCGGGTTCTGTGGGAGAATTTGTTCGGCGCGTTCGCTTTTCGAGCGGATCGATGGAGGGCAGTGGTCTGCCGCTGTATTTTGGTTTGTCTGCGTTGTTTGGGCCGGATTGTTGATGGCGTTCCTAGATGTAGTCCTCCAACTACCCTGTGAACCAACACTTCTGCCGTGCCTGTGCACGATTGCTAAAAAATGTCCTGATTTTTAGGCGATTTGACTTGTAAAGTTTGTCTGGTTTCGTAGGGAGGTGTTCATTTCCAGACGGGGGTTAAGTTTATTTTGTTTCGTATATCAGGGATGGTTTTAGTGCCAGACTTGTGAATTGCTTGTCCGTGAAGATTAAATCGCCTTCTTGTTCATAACAGTGTAATcccttgttgtatatatatgtagcCTGCTAGAATATGCTGCTTGCGACCTGATTaaactcttgctttgttgctgtTATTCTCTTTCAGAATTTGAAGTTGGATATAAGAAATCAACCTAGCGTCTGTCTTGTTCTCTGTGTAGCGCTTTCCTTTGGATTGCAGAGAATTTTCAAACAAACCAACAGCAACTTGCATCTGACTGACTTGAGGTAACTATGCCAAAGGACAGGAGCTCCCGTTCAGTCTCGCACGAGGGCTGCCGATCTCGTGTCTCCCCATACAAGTTGCGGAGTGGTTCTCGCAGGTCAGAGGAAGCCGCTGCTGCCACCGCTGCTGCAGCAGCAAAGCAGGCTGCAGAATGGGAGGAGGTTCGCTGTCCTGTGTGCATGGATCACCCTCATAATGCTGTTATGCTTGTCTGCTCGTCACATGAGAAAGGTTGCCGCCCTTTCATTTGCGACACAAGCTACAGACACTCCAATTGCCTTGATCAGTACCGCAAAGCCTCCAAGGAGTCCTCTAAGGATTCAGGGGCAGCAGAATGCGCTGAGTGCCAGCAGCCAGTTAAACTGGCATGTCCATTATGCCGTGGGCCGGTCAGCCATTGGACTAAGGATTATGATGCACGGAAGTTCATGAATTCTAAGGATCGAGCATGCACCATGGAGTCATGTGAGTTCAAGGGTGCATACAACCAGTTGAGGAAGCACGCAAGGGAGGATCATCCTGCTGTACGACCAACGGAGGTGGACCCCAATCGACAGCGAGACTGGCATAGGATGGAGCAGCAGCGTGATCTTGGGGATTTGTTCAGCATGCTGCGTTCGGGGATCAGTGGCAGAGAAGATGGGGTTGGAGTCGGTGAAGGTGACGAGGGCGTCAGTGAGAGATCTTTGCACGCCACGTCCATAACGATGGTCTTCATTGTGCGGTCAGGCAGGTCCATCCTACACTACACAGACGGGGAAATCCCAGGTCGTCGATCAAGAACAATTCTTCTAGTTGGGGAGCCTCGTGGTGAAGCCTCCCGAGCAGGAGGATCAAGCGGCAATGGTGATGCTGAGGCCACTACAACCGACAATGAGGAAACGGACCTGGCAATGTCAACACAGGCATCTGCTGGTTCTCAGGAAGATGCTGGAGAAGCCGGTGGCGATCCTGCGCAGTGATGCTGCCTAAGGTCAGCTCCCTTGCTCTCTTGGACTGAAAAGCCTAGCAGCAAGCCATTTATCGTGGTTTGCCGGGAGTCGGGCGCATGTTGGGAAGAAACATCCGTGCCAGCTTGTCTCAGGCGTAGTCAGGACATTCTGCCTACAAGCAAGCAAGAAGAAATCAGGGGGGCTAAGTAGTGTCGTTTACATCCTGCTGGAATCTGTCGGCAAACATAAACATTTAATGGTGGCGTTGTATTATTGGAACATGTCCCATGTTTGGTACTCCGGTGAATCGCTTCGCTGCGTTGTAATTCTCTCTAGCTCTTCTGCTGAATTCCATTTCGCTGCATTGTAATTGCATCTGAGTAGATCTTTTCTGCATTTGAAGAATTTGTTGTATAGCGTTCAGGTTTCTAGTTCCACTTATGCCTGGAGGAACCTGAGAAATCGGAATATGGTCGATGACAGTGAATGAAATGCTCCTTAGTTCAGACACGtgagatgttttggatattttataataTGAACTATATTCGGACTGACTGAAATCAATGGACATGCTAAAACGTGTCTACGTACATCTGATTCAGAAAAAACTAGTAGAACATCTAATACAGTATTTGTGAAAAAGCTAGTAGAATATCTAATACAGTATTTGTGAACGGGGCTGCAGCGTGATGGAAACCCACATAAGTCGAATTCTTAGCCATCAGTTACTTACATGGGTAAATTAGATATAATTAATTTACAGTTGGTAAATTAAAGACCATCATGGTTGATATTATAATGAACTTTGCAAAATTAATAAAAATTTCAAGAAGTTGATTCGGAATCATTAGTGTGAATTTCAAATTACTTAATATGACATATTGTGCAGAGTATATCCCGTAACACTAGGGAGTATAACATCCACTCGTCCTCCTAATGTCGTGTGTCAtgacttgatgcttcattttgaatttTGCAAAGGTTAATCGATTCTTTATTTGCAAGAAATAAGATCTCAATTACAAATATAGAGATAAATAATCTCTATTTATTTTGAACATGAGTCATTTACACCATAGTTTTGTTCTTCAACAGAAAATGCAGAAAATACAAACATTGGAAATAGCAGGGTTTTTATCAGTTTTGTCATCACTTGTACTACACTACTCATTTTGCCACTAAAATTTTTCAGTACTAAAAAATGCCACTGTTTCGTTGGCGCGTGGTCGAAATAGCCATTTTCACCGTTAGGTCAATGCATGTTGACCGAAGATAGTTGACAAAAGTATTCTTACCCTGTTTGTCAACTCCCCTCTCTTTGTTGACCTGTGGGCCCATCTGTAAGGCGAGTCTAAAATAAGAACATGAAAATTGGCGCCGGGGGTTTGAACACAAGACGACGACCTGGACGGCTGCGCGTGTTAACCAACTAAGTTAGAGGAATGTTTTGATGTAGAAGGAAATACATACCCTATATCCTTAAGGTAAACATAATAGTCAAACAAAGCAGCATAATATTCTTGTTGCTAGCTAATTGATGCGTCACACACTAATTGACAACAACAACACATATGATAGCAAGAGCACATGGTTTTATAAATTTGTCTGAGAATTTCAGCATTGTGCGGCCCATTTTTCTGAGAATGGCACGAACACAGAAAGGTGCACAAACACACATAAGGTTCAAAAATATCCCGTTGTTAGTTTTCGACCTCACACAAATCAGGTTCACAAGCATATATAAGGTTGAATAACATCGACTTGTTGGTTTGAAATATAAAGGTCCAAATTCTCAAAACATGCATAAGGTTCAAAAGAAACATGCCCAGATTCACAAACAAAAGGTCACCATCACACAAACTTCACACGCGCAGCCTTTTTTGCTTCTTGTGTTTTGGGCAGGGTAGTCTGGTGGTTCAACATTTGCATCTCGAATATGCATGAGAGACGAAACATATCCACCTGAAGATCCTTTAGTAGTGTTACAAGGTTCATTTTTGCATGTCCTTCCTTTTCCTAGTGGTCTTCTCCGTTTTCTTCACATTTGCTTTCTTCACACTTCTCTTTGAGCTGCAGAGAAGTTAGTCTTGTTGCAAAAAATAATGGAAAAATATGTTGAAAATACATATAGAAATCAAATGTTCTTTTGGAGTTACCTAGCAAAACTTGCAACCATGGATAGCTCAGCGTCGCCTTCTCCTGCCACAAAAGGGGCTTCCCTAGCTTGGAAGTCAGCCTTATCTTCTTCAAATGTTGGGTCAACTAGATTTTTGCACAATCTGGCTATGAGCTCGAAGCCTCCGCATCGCTTGCATTTCATTTTCCTAGCGCCAAGGCCAGCACCTTCAGTACTGGATCTGATTCTAGTCTTCCTTGGTCATTCTTTTGGCCTCCTCAACGCCGGAGCTTGTAGTTTGAACCCAGGCTCAACAATGTCCCATTGTTGCTTGCCTACCATTGTAGGTATATTGCACGCATACGCAGCCTTGAATTTTACAACGGAGTAGAGCTCATGTACATGAGGTTCAATTTCTGATACCGGATCTTGGAGTGAAGTAATGAAGTACAGAGTATGGATACAtggcaattgatacgtctccgtcatatctataattttttattgtttcatgccaatattatacaacttttatacacctttggcaactttttatatgatttattggactaacctattgatccagtgccagttcctgttttttgcatgtttttagtattgcagaaaatccatatcaaatgaagtccaaacgagataaaaatttacgagaattattttggaatgtatgtgatttttaggaggtggaatcaacgcaaacggggcccacagagcccacaacccaccagggtgcgtcaggcaccccctggcgcgcccaggtgtcttgtgcccacctcgaaggtcggttggggcccttcttctagcGCAAGAAAGATGatttatggaaaaaatcgtgtaaaataTTTCAGCGCAATCGGGGGGTCACGGATCTCCGGGAAATTAAAGAAACGGTAAAGGTCCAGAtttggggaacgcgaaacagaagagaacagagagggagatccaatctcggaggggctcccgcccctccgcggccatggaggccatggaccagagggggcaCTCTCCTTCCATCTAggagggaggccaaggaagaagaagaaggagggggctctctctccccctctcttccggtggcaccggagtgccgtcggggcaacgatcgggacgacgatctacatcaacaatcttgctatcgtcaaaaccaactctctccccctctatgcagcggtgtaacaccccttctccccgctgtaatctctacttaaacatggtgctcaactccatatattatttcccaatgatctatggttatcctatgatgtttgagtagatccgttttgtcctgtgggttaatcgtgatcttggtt is from Triticum aestivum cultivar Chinese Spring chromosome 3A, IWGSC CS RefSeq v2.1, whole genome shotgun sequence and encodes:
- the LOC123061464 gene encoding uncharacterized protein; its protein translation is MPKDRSSRSVSHEGCRSRVSPYKLRSGSRRSEEAAAATAAAAAKQAAEWEEVRCPVCMDHPHNAVMLVCSSHEKGCRPFICDTSYRHSNCLDQYRKASKESSKDSGAAECAECQQPVKLACPLCRGPVSHWTKDYDARKFMNSKDRACTMESCEFKGAYNQLRKHAREDHPAVRPTEVDPNRQRDWHRMEQQRDLGDLFSMLRSGISGREDGVGVGEGDEGVSERSLHATSITMVFIVRSGRSILHYTDGEIPGRRSRTILLVGEPRGEASRAGGSSGNGDAEATTTDNEETDLAMSTQASAGSQEDAGEAGGDPAQ